In Actinobacillus indolicus, a single genomic region encodes these proteins:
- the pnuC gene encoding nicotinamide riboside transporter PnuC — translation MNYSLLLSQIKEELFSGWKPFEVIWLFLFIAAQVGVYIHSPDSLLGMIAGISGLICVVFVSKGKISNYFFGLIFAYTYFYVAWGANFLGEMNTTLYVYIPAQFIGYFLWKQNMQKTEGSDAVIAKSLSIKGWIFLAAFITIGTLLFVQALNAAGGSSTGLDGLTTIIVVAAQALMLLRYREQWLLWIALNILSIVLWAENPSMYIMYSAYLLNSLYGYYNWTKLQKA, via the coding sequence ATGAACTATTCATTATTGCTGAGTCAAATCAAAGAAGAGCTATTTAGTGGTTGGAAACCCTTTGAAGTTATTTGGCTCTTTCTCTTTATTGCTGCCCAAGTTGGCGTTTATATCCATTCTCCAGATTCCTTATTAGGCATGATTGCAGGGATTTCAGGCTTAATCTGCGTTGTCTTTGTCAGTAAAGGAAAAATCAGTAACTATTTCTTTGGCTTAATCTTTGCTTACACCTATTTTTATGTAGCTTGGGGGGCAAATTTTTTAGGCGAAATGAACACCACACTTTATGTTTATATTCCAGCGCAGTTTATCGGTTATTTTCTTTGGAAACAAAATATGCAAAAAACCGAAGGATCTGATGCAGTTATTGCAAAATCACTTTCAATCAAGGGTTGGATATTTTTAGCCGCATTTATCACCATTGGAACACTTCTATTTGTGCAAGCGTTAAATGCAGCTGGTGGTAGTTCAACAGGATTAGATGGCTTAACTACAATTATTGTGGTTGCTGCTCAAGCATTAATGTTATTACGCTACCGTGAGCAATGGTTGCTTTGGATTGCGTTGAATATCCTTTCTATCGTTCTTTGGGCTGAAAATCCGTCTATGTACATTATGTATTCAGCGTATTTATTGAATTCACTATACGGTTATTATAACTGGACGAAATTACAAAAAGCTTAA
- a CDS encoding YfgM family protein produces the protein MSDYLNKTEEQQFEEAKSWFKENGTPIVVAIFLVAAATFGWNYWQKHQIEVAQTTSASYQQVMESYLQNPEKNAPLVQKFIAENKDSSYAVFAQLEEAKQAADKGDFATTKTLLTQALGSTMDATLQNVIRFRLAAVDYQLKEFDAALATLSQIKDTAWDFRKQLLTGDLLAAKGDKAAAKSAYEQAKEKAGDGDKMLIDIRLNNL, from the coding sequence ATGAGCGATTATCTTAATAAAACCGAAGAACAGCAGTTTGAAGAAGCAAAAAGCTGGTTTAAAGAAAATGGCACACCGATTGTTGTGGCAATTTTTCTAGTTGCAGCTGCAACATTTGGCTGGAACTACTGGCAAAAACACCAAATTGAAGTAGCTCAAACCACATCAGCAAGCTATCAACAAGTGATGGAAAGCTATTTGCAAAATCCTGAGAAAAACGCACCGCTTGTACAAAAATTTATTGCGGAGAATAAAGATTCAAGCTACGCGGTATTTGCTCAACTCGAAGAAGCAAAACAAGCGGCAGATAAAGGTGATTTTGCGACAACAAAAACGTTATTAACACAGGCGTTAGGTTCGACAATGGATGCAACATTACAAAATGTGATCCGTTTTCGTCTTGCCGCAGTGGATTATCAGCTAAAAGAGTTTGATGCAGCATTAGCAACACTTTCTCAAATCAAAGATACCGCGTGGGATTTCCGTAAGCAGTTATTAACAGGTGATCTGTTAGCTGCAAAAGGTGACAAGGCGGCTGCGAAAAGTGCTTATGAGCAAGCGAAAGAAAAAGCAGGCGATGGCGACAAAATGTTAATCGATATTCGATTAAATAATCTATAA
- the hisS gene encoding histidine--tRNA ligase: MSKTIQALRGMNDLSPTETPLWQWVESNIRDTFASYGYTEMRSPIMESTDLFKRGVGEATDIVEKEMFTFTRSEEAGESFTLRPEGTAGCVRAAIEHGWIYNQEQRLWYIGPMFRYERPQKGRYRQFHQAGVEIFGIPNAEADAELIVLTARLWEKLGIREHVTLQLNSIGGLEVRTRYREALVTFLQNHLDVLKQDPDSERRLTTNPLRILDTKNQALQAVLNDAPKLHDFLDDESKAHFARLCAILDEMGIAYEVNQKLVRGLDYYNKTVFEWVTTALGAQGTVCGGGRYDGLVAQLGGHATEGVGFAMGLERLVLLVQEVNPNVQLPRAVDIYVVHSGEGTTVAAFRLAETLRNAFPQLRTMLHTSGGNFKKQFKRADKSGAKIALVLGESEVAEQKVVVKDLFGEAEQITVAQADLINELTTRFA, translated from the coding sequence ATGTCAAAAACAATTCAAGCTTTACGCGGTATGAATGATCTTTCTCCAACTGAAACACCATTATGGCAATGGGTTGAAAGCAATATCCGTGATACTTTTGCAAGTTACGGCTACACAGAAATGCGTAGTCCGATTATGGAATCCACCGACTTATTTAAACGTGGTGTCGGTGAAGCGACAGATATTGTCGAGAAAGAGATGTTTACCTTTACCCGTAGCGAAGAAGCGGGCGAAAGTTTTACTCTTCGCCCTGAAGGTACAGCAGGTTGCGTGCGAGCGGCGATTGAACACGGTTGGATTTACAACCAAGAACAACGTCTATGGTATATCGGCCCGATGTTCCGCTATGAGCGTCCGCAAAAAGGTCGTTATCGTCAATTTCATCAAGCAGGCGTTGAGATTTTCGGGATCCCAAATGCAGAAGCGGATGCGGAATTGATTGTGCTAACCGCTCGCTTATGGGAAAAATTAGGTATCCGTGAACACGTGACTTTACAGCTTAACTCAATCGGCGGATTAGAAGTGCGTACTCGATACCGTGAAGCTCTAGTCACTTTCTTGCAAAATCATTTGGACGTATTAAAGCAAGATCCTGACAGCGAACGCCGTTTAACGACCAACCCATTACGCATTTTGGATACCAAAAATCAAGCGTTGCAAGCGGTATTAAACGATGCACCAAAACTTCACGATTTTTTAGATGACGAATCGAAAGCACATTTTGCAAGACTTTGTGCCATTCTTGATGAAATGGGGATTGCCTACGAAGTCAATCAAAAATTAGTGCGTGGTTTGGATTACTACAATAAAACCGTATTTGAGTGGGTGACTACGGCATTGGGCGCACAAGGCACGGTTTGTGGCGGTGGTCGCTATGATGGCTTAGTTGCACAACTCGGCGGACACGCAACGGAAGGTGTTGGCTTTGCAATGGGCTTGGAGCGTTTAGTCTTGTTAGTGCAAGAAGTGAACCCGAATGTGCAATTACCAAGAGCGGTTGATATTTATGTGGTTCATTCAGGTGAAGGCACAACGGTAGCGGCATTCCGCTTGGCGGAAACCTTGCGTAATGCGTTTCCACAACTTCGCACAATGCTGCATACAAGCGGTGGGAATTTCAAAAAACAATTCAAACGAGCCGATAAATCAGGGGCAAAAATCGCTCTAGTGTTAGGTGAAAGTGAAGTCGCCGAGCAGAAAGTGGTAGTAAAAGACCTATTTGGCGAAGCGGAGCAAATCACCGTTGCCCAAGCTGATTTAATCAATGAATTAACAACGCGTTTTGCATAG
- a CDS encoding 2-hydroxyacid dehydrogenase translates to MKVAVFSTKNYDRKYLELVNVKYHFQIEFFDFMLNERTAKMAEGCDVVCIFVNDDGSRAVLEKLAKVGVKMIALRCAGFNNVDLQAAKELGIQVVRVPAYSPEAVAEHTVGLMMTLNRRIHRAYQRTREANFSLEGLIGFNMYKRTVGVIGTGKIGIATMRILKGFGMNILAFDPFKNPVAEEIGAKYVTLDELYAKSDVITLHCPATPENYHLLNKEAFDKMKDGVMIINTSRGSLIDTPEAIEALKRRKIGALGMDVYENERDLFFEDKSNEVILDDVFRRLSSCHNVLLTGHQAFLTEEALMNISDVTLHNMDCLHKNIACENAVN, encoded by the coding sequence ATGAAAGTCGCCGTTTTTAGTACCAAAAATTATGATCGAAAATATCTCGAATTAGTCAATGTGAAATACCATTTTCAGATTGAATTTTTTGATTTCATGCTCAATGAGCGTACGGCTAAAATGGCAGAAGGTTGTGATGTCGTTTGTATCTTTGTGAATGATGATGGTAGCCGAGCAGTGCTTGAAAAGTTGGCAAAAGTGGGCGTGAAAATGATCGCTTTACGTTGTGCAGGCTTTAATAATGTAGACTTACAAGCAGCCAAAGAACTTGGTATTCAAGTTGTTCGCGTACCTGCGTATTCCCCTGAAGCTGTGGCTGAACATACCGTTGGCTTAATGATGACGTTAAACCGCCGTATTCATCGGGCTTATCAGCGTACCCGTGAAGCTAACTTCTCTCTTGAAGGGCTTATCGGATTTAATATGTACAAACGTACCGTTGGGGTGATTGGCACAGGGAAAATTGGTATTGCGACAATGCGAATTTTAAAAGGCTTTGGAATGAATATTCTTGCCTTTGATCCATTTAAAAATCCTGTTGCGGAAGAAATCGGGGCAAAATATGTCACACTTGACGAACTTTATGCGAAGTCTGATGTAATTACACTACATTGTCCAGCAACCCCAGAGAATTACCATCTCTTGAATAAAGAAGCTTTTGATAAAATGAAAGACGGCGTGATGATCATCAACACCAGCCGTGGTTCATTGATTGATACCCCTGAAGCGATTGAAGCCTTAAAACGCCGTAAAATCGGAGCTTTAGGTATGGACGTTTATGAAAACGAGCGTGATCTTTTCTTTGAAGATAAATCAAATGAAGTGATTTTAGATGATGTTTTCCGCCGTTTATCTTCTTGCCACAACGTGCTTTTAACAGGACATCAAGCATTTTTAACAGAAGAAGCCTTGATGAATATCTCAGATGTGACTTTACATAATATGGATTGTTTGCATAAAAATATTGCTTGTGAAAATGCGGTAAATTAA
- the ispG gene encoding flavodoxin-dependent (E)-4-hydroxy-3-methylbut-2-enyl-diphosphate synthase, whose product MLKEPPIKRRQSTKIYVGNVPVGGDAPIAVQSMTNTRTTDVEATVAQIKALERVGADIVRVSVPTMDAAEAFKLIKQQVKVPLVADIHFDYRIALKVAEYGVDCLRINPGNIGKEERIRAVVDCARDKNIPIRIGVNAGSLEKDIQEKFGEPTPEALLESALRHVEILDRLNFDQFKVSVKASDVFLAVESYRLLAKAIKQPIHLGITEAGGARAGAVKSAIGLGLLLSEGIGDTLRVSLAADPVEEIKVGFDILKSLRIRSRGINFIACPTCSRQEFDVIGTVNTLEQRLEDIITPMDVSIIGCVVNGPGEALVSDLGVTGSNKMSGFYLDGVRQKERFDNDKLIDQLEAKIRARVAEQHNRIDIAQI is encoded by the coding sequence ATGTTAAAAGAACCACCTATTAAGCGTCGTCAATCGACCAAAATTTATGTCGGTAATGTGCCTGTGGGGGGCGATGCGCCGATTGCTGTTCAGTCAATGACGAACACAAGAACCACAGATGTGGAAGCGACTGTGGCACAAATCAAAGCTCTTGAGCGTGTCGGGGCGGATATTGTGCGAGTGTCTGTGCCAACAATGGACGCAGCCGAAGCCTTTAAATTGATAAAACAGCAGGTAAAAGTACCACTTGTCGCAGATATTCACTTTGACTACCGTATTGCGTTGAAAGTGGCGGAATATGGCGTGGATTGCTTGCGTATCAACCCGGGCAATATCGGCAAGGAAGAGCGTATTCGTGCGGTGGTAGACTGTGCGAGAGATAAAAATATTCCGATTCGTATCGGTGTAAATGCAGGCTCTCTTGAAAAAGATATTCAAGAGAAATTCGGCGAGCCAACGCCAGAAGCCCTGTTAGAGTCAGCACTTCGCCACGTTGAGATCTTAGATCGTCTTAACTTCGATCAATTTAAAGTGAGTGTGAAAGCGTCCGATGTCTTTTTAGCCGTCGAATCTTACCGCTTGTTAGCTAAAGCGATCAAACAACCGATCCATCTAGGCATTACGGAAGCAGGCGGTGCAAGAGCTGGAGCGGTGAAATCCGCAATCGGTTTAGGTTTGTTACTTTCAGAAGGGATCGGCGATACGCTTCGTGTTTCATTAGCCGCAGATCCTGTTGAAGAGATCAAAGTTGGCTTTGATATTCTAAAATCCTTGCGTATCCGCTCTCGTGGGATCAACTTTATCGCTTGTCCGACTTGTTCGCGTCAAGAGTTTGATGTGATCGGTACGGTCAATACTCTTGAACAACGTTTGGAAGATATTATTACACCGATGGACGTATCCATTATTGGCTGTGTGGTGAATGGTCCAGGTGAAGCGTTGGTGTCTGATCTTGGTGTGACAGGCTCAAATAAAATGAGCGGTTTCTATCTTGATGGCGTTCGTCAAAAAGAGCGTTTTGACAATGATAAATTGATTGACCAGCTCGAAGCAAAAATTCGAGCTAGAGTGGCAGAACAGCATAATCGTATTGATATTGCTCAGATTTAA
- a CDS encoding RodZ domain-containing protein, with translation MIETTTLSLGQQLKHAREALNLTIDDVAQKTNLKKNHIESLENDIFILQNVPPAFVRGYVRNYVRFLRLPEELIGSVNYGEVTIPKEVKKAAPIPVKNQKSQTRWVKGLTWLILLGAVGMTLAWWWQEHQKDQASREQLIVNTSENNVATTTSSENSGALTLPATTSASTTDTATTASVVAEPTTTNVEAASTPAQTSSATEPVKTEEVKVEVPATPTAETATQAEQPVNVLQQPTTTETTEVAAEQPQATINEELRIEITGAESWITVRGAKNKRLAEKLYKSGEVLSFNDNEQYRLTVGAPANVKIYYKGQVVPLKVDGRVARFKLPLAN, from the coding sequence ATGATTGAAACAACCACCCTTTCTTTAGGACAACAGCTCAAACATGCACGTGAAGCGTTAAATTTAACGATTGATGACGTGGCTCAAAAAACGAATCTTAAGAAAAATCATATTGAATCTCTTGAGAATGATATTTTTATTTTACAAAACGTACCGCCAGCGTTTGTTCGTGGCTATGTAAGAAACTATGTGCGCTTTTTGCGCTTACCTGAAGAGCTGATTGGCTCAGTAAATTATGGTGAAGTGACTATTCCAAAAGAAGTGAAAAAAGCTGCACCTATTCCAGTTAAAAACCAAAAATCGCAAACCCGTTGGGTGAAGGGTTTGACATGGTTAATCTTACTTGGTGCTGTGGGGATGACATTAGCTTGGTGGTGGCAAGAACATCAAAAAGATCAAGCTAGCCGTGAGCAGTTGATCGTCAATACATCAGAAAATAACGTAGCTACTACGACATCATCTGAAAATAGTGGCGCATTAACATTACCTGCAACCACGTCAGCATCAACGACGGATACTGCAACAACTGCGTCAGTAGTGGCGGAGCCGACAACGACTAATGTAGAAGCTGCATCAACGCCAGCTCAAACAAGTTCAGCAACAGAGCCGGTTAAAACGGAAGAAGTAAAAGTTGAAGTGCCTGCAACACCTACGGCAGAAACAGCAACTCAAGCAGAGCAGCCAGTCAATGTATTGCAACAACCTACGACAACAGAAACTACTGAAGTGGCAGCTGAACAGCCGCAAGCTACAATTAACGAAGAATTGCGGATTGAAATTACAGGGGCTGAAAGCTGGATTACTGTTCGTGGTGCAAAAAACAAACGCCTTGCAGAAAAACTGTATAAGTCAGGTGAAGTATTAAGTTTTAACGATAACGAACAATATCGTTTAACTGTGGGTGCACCTGCTAATGTCAAAATTTATTACAAAGGGCAAGTTGTTCCACTGAAAGTAGATGGACGAGTTGCACGTTTCAAATTACCTTTAGCGAACTAA
- the sppA gene encoding signal peptide peptidase SppA produces the protein MLSVLKGIYRVFKCIRELVLSIFFILFVLLCFALTALLGSGPKGQKEMIPFEKGALTLNLDGYLADNHDEFTDFKRLLRSELGGTDESMKISTFDVVRAISKAQYDEKITGLVLDLTYFIGGDIPSLTFVGKEIERFKQSGKPVIAIGEAYSQKQYYLASYADKIYLNKAGFVDLHGLSYSNLYFKSLLDKIEAVPHVFRVGTYKSAVEPFLRDDMSQEARDNAQLWLGKLWDRFSEDIAKNRDIQAKEIVPEPSRLLQQYKEMKGDDAQYALKQKWVTELATYKQIREMLIAQFGEDLEGNYNSIDFLDYASMLSDRFNVSGENKIAVINVEGAIALGESDEEVAGSDTIIKLLRDAREDKAVEGVILRINSPGGSAMASELIRQEVEDLQQSGKPVVASMGGMAASGGYWIAATSDKIIASPTTLTGSIGIFGLSVSFEKTAKNVGINEDGITTSPFVQQSSLKPLSKEQAEMIQISIEHGYDRFLDLVSKGRKMEKADVDKVAQGQVWLGETAFEKGLVDQLGDFNTAYIAVSDLINQKRKAQGKNEIEAFKTQWFIDQPDDLLSQVMRDFKLNLKTSLITWLDLPFAQQAKTQLGTLSRFNDPKQSYLYCLNCGTVN, from the coding sequence ATGTTGAGTGTTTTAAAAGGTATTTATCGGGTCTTTAAATGTATTCGAGAGTTGGTTTTGAGCATCTTTTTTATCTTATTCGTCTTACTCTGTTTTGCATTAACGGCATTATTAGGCAGTGGTCCGAAAGGGCAAAAAGAGATGATTCCTTTTGAAAAAGGGGCATTAACACTCAATTTAGATGGTTATTTGGCGGATAATCATGATGAGTTTACCGATTTTAAACGTTTGCTTCGTTCTGAATTGGGTGGAACCGATGAGTCAATGAAGATTTCAACCTTTGATGTGGTTAGAGCGATTAGTAAAGCGCAATATGATGAAAAAATCACAGGTTTAGTGCTTGATTTGACTTATTTTATCGGGGGGGATATTCCTTCTTTGACATTTGTGGGTAAAGAGATCGAGCGTTTTAAACAATCAGGTAAACCCGTGATTGCGATTGGCGAAGCGTACAGTCAGAAGCAGTATTACTTGGCGAGTTATGCCGATAAAATTTATTTAAACAAAGCTGGATTTGTGGATCTACACGGGCTCAGCTATTCCAATCTCTACTTCAAATCGTTATTAGATAAAATTGAAGCCGTACCGCATGTTTTCCGTGTTGGGACTTATAAATCTGCAGTAGAGCCGTTTTTAAGAGATGATATGTCACAAGAAGCTCGAGACAATGCACAGCTTTGGCTAGGAAAATTATGGGATCGTTTTAGTGAAGATATTGCTAAAAACCGTGATATTCAAGCGAAAGAGATTGTGCCTGAGCCTAGCCGTTTATTACAGCAATATAAAGAAATGAAAGGCGATGATGCGCAATACGCGCTAAAGCAAAAATGGGTAACGGAATTGGCAACCTACAAGCAAATTCGCGAGATGTTAATTGCGCAGTTTGGTGAAGATCTTGAAGGTAATTATAACAGCATTGACTTCTTGGATTACGCTTCAATGTTATCGGATCGCTTTAATGTTTCAGGCGAGAATAAAATTGCTGTGATTAATGTAGAAGGGGCGATTGCGCTTGGCGAAAGCGATGAAGAAGTGGCTGGAAGTGATACCATCATTAAACTGTTGCGAGATGCACGGGAAGACAAGGCGGTGGAAGGTGTTATCCTTCGTATTAATAGCCCTGGCGGAAGTGCGATGGCATCAGAGCTTATTCGACAAGAAGTGGAAGATTTACAGCAGTCAGGTAAACCTGTTGTCGCATCTATGGGCGGAATGGCTGCATCTGGCGGATATTGGATTGCCGCAACAAGCGATAAAATCATTGCAAGCCCAACGACACTAACAGGTTCTATTGGGATCTTCGGTTTATCGGTTAGCTTTGAAAAAACAGCGAAAAATGTGGGGATTAATGAAGACGGTATTACTACGTCGCCTTTTGTACAACAAAGTAGCTTAAAACCTTTATCAAAAGAGCAGGCTGAGATGATCCAAATAAGCATTGAGCATGGATATGATCGTTTTCTTGATTTAGTCAGCAAAGGGCGAAAAATGGAGAAAGCGGATGTGGATAAAGTCGCACAGGGTCAAGTGTGGCTAGGTGAAACAGCCTTTGAAAAAGGGCTTGTGGATCAACTGGGTGACTTTAATACAGCCTATATCGCAGTGAGTGATTTAATCAATCAGAAACGCAAAGCGCAAGGTAAAAATGAAATCGAAGCCTTTAAAACACAATGGTTTATTGATCAGCCTGATGATCTGCTTAGCCAAGTGATGCGAGATTTTAAACTCAATCTAAAAACGAGTTTAATCACTTGGTTAGATTTACCTTTTGCACAACAAGCCAAAACGCAGTTAGGAACGCTTTCTCGATTTAATGATCCAAAGCAGAGCTATCTTTACTGCTTAAATTGTGGAACGGTGAATTAA
- a CDS encoding NAD(P)H nitroreductase yields MDALDLLQRRRSSKKFGQIAPNAEQLENILKAAVRAPDHGRLKPYHFVVIEQTGMTQFRQYLLDAASELSLGEEGNVKAEKLATRAPMVIAVIAKIEKDLPKVPAWEQMLTAGCATYAMQLAANAQGFETCWITNKWINGSSMRKSFDCREQDQIVALVMIGSPVESDEITMASQTEDITPFVTYIK; encoded by the coding sequence ATGGATGCGTTAGACTTACTACAACGTCGCCGTTCAAGTAAAAAATTTGGGCAAATTGCACCAAATGCAGAACAATTAGAAAATATCTTAAAAGCCGCCGTACGAGCGCCCGATCATGGTCGTTTGAAGCCTTATCATTTTGTTGTGATTGAACAAACTGGTATGACACAATTTCGCCAATACTTATTAGATGCTGCAAGTGAATTATCTCTTGGGGAAGAAGGTAATGTAAAAGCAGAGAAATTAGCGACAAGAGCGCCAATGGTCATTGCCGTTATTGCTAAAATTGAAAAAGATTTACCTAAAGTACCCGCTTGGGAGCAGATGCTCACTGCTGGTTGTGCTACCTATGCGATGCAACTTGCCGCTAATGCCCAAGGTTTTGAAACCTGTTGGATTACAAACAAGTGGATTAATGGTTCGTCTATGAGAAAATCATTTGATTGTCGTGAGCAAGATCAGATTGTGGCGCTAGTGATGATTGGCTCTCCCGTTGAATCCGATGAAATTACCATGGCAAGCCAAACGGAAGATATTACCCCTTTTGTGACCTATATAAAGTAA
- a CDS encoding elongation factor P hydroxylase, with product MNQHEHHYEDLIRIFDSCFSESYNTRLERGGDYPIYLPAFIDEGNVTSERPYNVILFAHGFYSSGLHEVAHWLVAGTERRKLEDFGYWYEPDGRSAERQREFEQVEVKPQAIEWILATAANFRYFASADNLTGDAGDNSAFKQAVYDQVKIYAEKGLPKRTEQLRQALCEYYGTPNMIDLAKFDISRI from the coding sequence ATGAATCAACATGAACATCACTACGAAGATTTAATTCGTATTTTCGATAGTTGCTTTTCCGAAAGCTACAACACCCGTTTAGAACGTGGCGGTGACTATCCCATTTATCTGCCTGCATTTATTGATGAAGGCAATGTCACAAGCGAACGCCCTTACAATGTTATTTTATTTGCCCATGGCTTTTACAGTAGCGGATTACATGAAGTGGCGCATTGGTTAGTCGCAGGCACAGAACGCCGTAAATTAGAAGACTTCGGTTATTGGTACGAGCCTGATGGACGTTCCGCAGAGCGTCAACGAGAGTTTGAGCAAGTCGAAGTTAAACCTCAAGCGATTGAATGGATACTGGCAACCGCTGCAAATTTCCGCTATTTTGCGAGTGCTGATAATTTAACAGGCGATGCTGGAGATAATTCTGCCTTTAAGCAAGCAGTTTATGATCAAGTAAAAATCTATGCAGAAAAAGGATTACCAAAACGTACAGAACAGCTACGTCAAGCGCTCTGTGAATATTATGGCACGCCTAATATGATTGATTTAGCTAAATTTGATATATCGAGAATCTAG
- the kdsB gene encoding 3-deoxy-manno-octulosonate cytidylyltransferase — protein sequence MRFTVIIPARYASTRLPRKPLLDIVGKPMIQHVWEKAQQAGASRVIVATDHPEIEQVVKNFGGEVCLTSDKHNSGTERLAEVIEKMAIADDEIIVNIQGDEPLIPPVIVSQVAENLDKHQVNMATLAVKLTTREELFNPNVVKTLTDKNGMALYFSRATIPFGRDHFPNCDDAFVQQQNYLRHIGIYAYKAGFIKQYVAWEPTALEQLESLEQLRALWHGEKIHLELAKEAPQVGVDTAEDLERVRQILSQ from the coding sequence ATGCGTTTTACCGTCATTATTCCCGCCCGTTATGCTTCCACTCGCTTACCCCGCAAGCCCTTGTTAGATATCGTGGGTAAACCAATGATTCAACATGTTTGGGAAAAAGCACAACAAGCGGGTGCAAGCCGTGTTATTGTTGCAACAGATCACCCTGAAATTGAGCAAGTCGTCAAAAATTTTGGTGGAGAAGTCTGCTTAACGTCAGATAAACATAACTCAGGCACAGAACGATTAGCAGAAGTCATTGAGAAAATGGCGATTGCTGATGATGAAATTATTGTGAACATACAAGGCGATGAACCGCTTATTCCGCCTGTGATTGTCTCTCAGGTGGCAGAAAACTTGGATAAACATCAAGTTAATATGGCAACCCTTGCGGTGAAACTGACTACTCGTGAAGAGCTATTTAATCCGAATGTGGTCAAAACATTGACTGATAAAAACGGAATGGCACTCTATTTCTCTCGTGCAACCATTCCATTTGGACGAGACCATTTTCCAAATTGTGATGATGCTTTTGTTCAACAACAAAATTACCTTCGCCATATTGGTATTTATGCTTACAAGGCTGGCTTTATTAAGCAATATGTGGCTTGGGAGCCAACGGCATTAGAGCAACTCGAATCTCTCGAGCAATTAAGAGCTTTATGGCACGGTGAAAAGATTCATTTAGAACTCGCCAAAGAAGCGCCACAAGTGGGCGTAGATACCGCTGAAGATTTAGAACGTGTCCGACAGATTTTGTCTCAATAA
- a CDS encoding MlaA family lipoprotein, translating into MKKIKQLLIVGTTLLLAACSSSIDPETGVRKDPLEGFNRAMWKVNYEYLDPYVLEPVAKGWKDYVPSPIKTGLVNVANNLDEPASFINRLLEGEGEKAMIHFTRFWFNTVFGLGGLIDFASMTNDLKIDDGRREFGHTLGSYNVPTGPYMMLPAYGPATPRQDLGRLADMTYPTLSLLTTPWALTKYVVQGIDSRANLLGQEALLKQSQDPYATFREAYFQNLEFKVKDGKANSDGKETLSEEELKNID; encoded by the coding sequence ATGAAAAAAATTAAGCAACTACTTATTGTCGGAACAACCCTCCTTTTAGCAGCTTGTTCCTCTAGCATTGATCCTGAAACAGGTGTGCGTAAAGATCCTTTAGAAGGATTTAACCGTGCAATGTGGAAAGTGAACTACGAATACCTTGACCCTTATGTTCTCGAACCTGTAGCCAAAGGCTGGAAAGATTATGTTCCTAGTCCAATTAAAACAGGCTTAGTCAATGTGGCGAACAACCTTGATGAACCTGCAAGTTTTATCAACCGCCTACTTGAAGGTGAGGGTGAAAAAGCGATGATTCACTTTACACGTTTCTGGTTTAATACCGTATTTGGTTTAGGTGGTTTGATTGATTTTGCGAGTATGACAAATGATTTGAAAATCGATGATGGTCGCCGTGAATTTGGTCACACACTAGGATCTTATAATGTTCCGACAGGGCCTTATATGATGTTACCTGCTTATGGGCCTGCAACGCCTCGTCAAGATTTAGGTCGTTTAGCGGATATGACTTATCCGACATTATCATTATTGACGACGCCATGGGCGTTAACAAAATATGTGGTACAAGGCATTGATTCTCGTGCAAATTTATTGGGGCAAGAGGCTTTGTTAAAACAATCTCAGGATCCTTACGCAACCTTTAGAGAAGCCTATTTCCAAAATCTTGAATTTAAAGTGAAAGATGGAAAAGCAAATTCAGATGGGAAAGAAACTTTATCTGAAGAAGAATTAAAAAATATCGATTAA